The region ACGGCGGAGCGCCGTCGCCGCCTGACCCGAGCAGCGCAGAAAGGGCCTGGTCGAGGGCGAGCACTGGATCCTCGACGGGCGATGCAGGAACAGGCACCGCGACCGGAGTCAGCCCGAAGCGCACCGCGGACTGCTCCATTTGATGCAGCAGCCCGGATGAGTTAGACACCACCGCGACACGTGAACCTCGCGGCACCGGCTGACGTGCCAGAATCTGCGCGACATTAAACATGGTCTCGCGACGCGACACCACCATCGCGCCCGTGCCGCGAATAACCTCGTCGACACCGGCAGCACCAATCTGCGCCAAGTCCACATCGCCGTAGTGACGGGCGTTGACCAAAGCCCGCGAGGGCATAAACACAATCACATGTTTGACCAGCGCCAATCGACGCAGCACGCGGAAGAATTTTCTCGGGTTACCGACCGCATCCAGCGATAGCAGGCAGACTCGGGTGCGCTCGTCAGTGCTCCAAAACTGCATCACGTCGTTGCCTGTGACATCAGAAAACAGCCCCGCGCCTAGGAAATTGCTCACTCCCGTTCCGTGTTGCAGCACCTGGGACAGCATCACGGTCGCCACACCCGCGGACTGCGCAAACACCCCAACGCCGCCCTGCCTGGGCATAGGCGCAGGCGTTGCATTCAGCGATACCGACGCCTCCGTGTTGACCAAGCCAAGCGCCGCCGGCCCCAGCGCCCGCAGGCCGTAATCGCGCGCCACATCCACCACTCGCTGCGCGCTTTCCGACGACACCCCGGGACTCACATTGCTAGCCAGAACTGCGACGCCGTAGGCATCGCGGCGGGCCGCGGCGGCCATCACTTCGTTCAGGACATCGAAGAGATCCGGAGACTGGGAGATGAGCACGAGGTCCGCTGTTATCTCCGGAGCCGCTGACTCAAGGGCCTTTGCAGGATTTCCGTCCGTGGCCTGCGCGGCAACCTCATGAATATCGCCGGTGAACCCCGCCCCCTTGAGAGTGGAGACCACCCCGGCGACGTCATCCGCCGGCCCCAGAACTGCGATGGAGCGCGGATGCAGGAGGCGCCGTAACGAGTTCGCTTCGGCTCGTTGCTCCCGACGCTCCATGACCTCCCTGGACACCGGCGACGTGGCGATTGCGAAGTCGACGGCAATCAGGCCGTCGGCAAGCTCTGGTTTTGCGGAATACCCTGCGCGGACGAAGGTCTGCACCATGTTGCGATTTTTCGGCAGCATCTCGGCGACAAAACGGTCAATGCCCTGCTCCCGGCCGACCTCCGCGAGATGCTCGAGGAGGATATTGCCGACGCCGCGGCCATGGTGGGAATCCTGAACCAGGAAAGCGACATCTGCGACGCGTTCTGGAAGCAGCTGCTCCACCAGGCGATAGGTGGCCACGCCGACGATGCGGGCACGGTCGGTGACTACAAGCGTCACGCGGTCGCGGCCATCGGCCCCGAGCCAGGCGCGCAGATCCTCCTCCGTGAGGTCCGGATGAGTGCCGAAAAAACGCAGATACTTGGAGCGGTCAGACACCCTCGCGTAGAAATTGCGCAGCTCAGCACGGTCAAATGCGGTAATTGGACGTAAGGTTGCGATACCACCGTCATTCAGGATGACATCCGCCTCCCATGCCCCGGAAGCCGACGCAGCGTGACTGCGCTCGCCGACATTTGTACCGTCTAGGCCACTCATGACCGACTACCTTTCGAGTCTTCTCCTGTGGTTTGGAAGCCAAGTAAAGCAGCACCCGCAGACTGGCGGGGGTAGTGAACACTGTCCACCCCAGCAAAAGAACTCCGAGTTTTTCTAAATCCCCAGTTCATGAACATTTGACGACAAACATACCGGGGGTGAAACGTGTTCTGCGTCACTAAAAATCTAGTTTCCAATCCGCCCCGTGAGTTAGCGTGACTGCAATCTTCCAAATAGTTCGCCCCCGGAAAGGAATCAATACTATGTCCGCACCGCGCAACATCGTCCACTACGTCTCCGGCCAGGCATGGGAAGGAACCACTGGCGCTTTCCAGCCCGTTCTCAATCCATCGACAGGCAAGGAGCAGGCGCAGGTCGCTCTTGCGAATAAGGCCGACGTAGATCATGTAATCGCCGAGACTGCTGAGGCCCAGCGCGCGTGGGGTGCAGCCAACCCGCAGAAGCGCATTCGCGTCATTATGCGCTGGATCCAGCTGATTCACGAGAACATGGACGAGCTCGCCCGCACCTTGTCGCTGGAGCACGGTAAGACCTTCCCCGACGCGAAGGGCGATATCCAGCGTGGCGTTGACGTTCTGGAATTCTCCCTCGGCGCACCCCACCAGCTGAAGGGCGAGTACTCCACCAACGTCGGCGCGGGCATCGATACCTACTCCATGCGCCAACCGCTCGGCGTCGTCGCAGGTATTACCCCGTTCAACTTCCCGGCCATGATTCCTCTGTGGAAGGCGGGCCCAGCTCTGGCCGCAGGTAATGGGTTCGTGCTGAAGCCCTCCGAGCGCGACCCTTCCGTTCCGGTACGCCTCGCCGAGCTGTTTATTGAGGCAGGCGGCCCGGAGGGGGTGTTCAACGTAGTCCACGGAGGCAAGGACGCGGTCGACGCCATCCTGAACTCCGACACCATCAAGGCCGTCGGTTTCGTGGGCTCCACCCCGATTGCCCAGTACATCTATAAGCGTTGCGCTGCCACCGGCAAGCGCGCCCAGTGCTTCGGCGGCGCGAAGAACCACGCAATTGTCCTGCCAGATGCGGATATCGAGGCCACCGCTGACACCATCATCGGCGCTGCATTTGGCTCCGCCGGCGAGCGCTGCATGGCTCTGTCGGTCGTCGTGCCCGTCGGCAGGGACACCGCGGACCGCCTGGCCGAGGCCATTGCCCGCAAAACCCCGGACCTGAACGTTGGCCACTGCCTCGACCCGAAGGCGGACTTCGGCCCGCTGGTCACCGCCGATGCCCGCGACCGAGTCAACCGCCTCATCGGCGAGGGCATCGAGGCCGGGGCCGACCTTGTCATTGATGGCCGCAGTCTGGACATGTCGAACCAAGAGTTCGAGGGCGAGCCGCTTGCCGACGGCTTCTTCGCCGGCCCGTCCTTCTTCGACAACGTAACCCGTGACATGAGCATTTACACCGAGGAAATCTTTGGGCCTGTGCTGTGCATGGTGCGCGCGGAGACCCTGGAGGAGGCAATCTCCCTGCCGGATGAGCACATTTACGGCAATGGCGTGGCGATTTTCACTTCTAACGGCGGCGCAGCACGCGACTTCGCCGAGAAGGTCCAGGTCGGAATGGTCGGCATCAACGTGCCAATCCCGGTTCCGATTGCGTACCACACCTTTGGCGGTTGGAAGGCATCCGGCTTCGGTGACCTCAACCAGCACGGCCCGGACTCCTTCCGCTTCTACACCAAGACCAAGACCGTCACCACCAAGTGGCCGGACGAGTCGCATGCAGGCCCCCAGTTCACCATGCCGGTCATGAACTAACCCGGCCCAGAAGAAGAAAGGACTTATCCACCATGAGCACTATCGCATTCATTGGACTCGGAAAAATGGGCGGCCCCATGGCCGCGAACCTCGCCAAGGCAGAACACGACGTCCGGGGCTTCGACCTTTCCGATCAGGCCCGCGCCGCAGCCGAGGAAGCCGGCTCTACCACCTTCGATTCGGCAGTTGCGGCCGCCGAAGGCGCC is a window of Corynebacterium lactis RW2-5 DNA encoding:
- a CDS encoding GNAT family N-acetyltransferase, which translates into the protein MSGLDGTNVGERSHAASASGAWEADVILNDGGIATLRPITAFDRAELRNFYARVSDRSKYLRFFGTHPDLTEEDLRAWLGADGRDRVTLVVTDRARIVGVATYRLVEQLLPERVADVAFLVQDSHHGRGVGNILLEHLAEVGREQGIDRFVAEMLPKNRNMVQTFVRAGYSAKPELADGLIAVDFAIATSPVSREVMERREQRAEANSLRRLLHPRSIAVLGPADDVAGVVSTLKGAGFTGDIHEVAAQATDGNPAKALESAAPEITADLVLISQSPDLFDVLNEVMAAAARRDAYGVAVLASNVSPGVSSESAQRVVDVARDYGLRALGPAALGLVNTEASVSLNATPAPMPRQGGVGVFAQSAGVATVMLSQVLQHGTGVSNFLGAGLFSDVTGNDVMQFWSTDERTRVCLLSLDAVGNPRKFFRVLRRLALVKHVIVFMPSRALVNARHYGDVDLAQIGAAGVDEVIRGTGAMVVSRRETMFNVAQILARQPVPRGSRVAVVSNSSGLLHQMEQSAVRFGLTPVAVPVPASPVEDPVLALDQALSALLGSGGDGAPPCAQSRVDAVVVTIAEAGEPLLADASTVLDHHAAAGSSVPLIASLVGFGGLGVSCGFGEDGTCGEEELGQLPVIDNYADALEAISLIAETQRRRELAKPTPADEFPVIQEDAKQSVQHLVEEALAQSVLGASNGHKSSGGRWVSDAEATAILGCYGIDVEPWQAVESVEGAIEAAGQLSWDVVLKSTNRVFKGRPELPSVVRHIASPEEMRLAWKKLMAMAREVGLDPDSDLAAVQPVVQATVPSGTTLTVSSVEDAALGPMTSVGVAGLASEVLGDVSYCAPPLRRSDARRMLLGLKSAGLLTGGRGLPPVNLTEVEEIIMRLSALADDHPSIVEVELYPVVAAEKSTSVVGARVKVAPLGTNRDPSARAL
- a CDS encoding CoA-acylating methylmalonate-semialdehyde dehydrogenase; the encoded protein is MSAPRNIVHYVSGQAWEGTTGAFQPVLNPSTGKEQAQVALANKADVDHVIAETAEAQRAWGAANPQKRIRVIMRWIQLIHENMDELARTLSLEHGKTFPDAKGDIQRGVDVLEFSLGAPHQLKGEYSTNVGAGIDTYSMRQPLGVVAGITPFNFPAMIPLWKAGPALAAGNGFVLKPSERDPSVPVRLAELFIEAGGPEGVFNVVHGGKDAVDAILNSDTIKAVGFVGSTPIAQYIYKRCAATGKRAQCFGGAKNHAIVLPDADIEATADTIIGAAFGSAGERCMALSVVVPVGRDTADRLAEAIARKTPDLNVGHCLDPKADFGPLVTADARDRVNRLIGEGIEAGADLVIDGRSLDMSNQEFEGEPLADGFFAGPSFFDNVTRDMSIYTEEIFGPVLCMVRAETLEEAISLPDEHIYGNGVAIFTSNGGAARDFAEKVQVGMVGINVPIPVPIAYHTFGGWKASGFGDLNQHGPDSFRFYTKTKTVTTKWPDESHAGPQFTMPVMN